The proteins below are encoded in one region of Vespula pensylvanica isolate Volc-1 chromosome 4, ASM1446617v1, whole genome shotgun sequence:
- the LOC122628273 gene encoding uncharacterized protein LOC122628273: MTMVRMKNILYCIFYFIILTDGQYKEDRDYNHEFYEDASIDYIHSWGDHPQNALQDDFYILNDIEDEELQNDMYPDTNDFSITFADNKNSFKHTNSLNNQLDWYKVPEKVYRYTKHRIPGYDYDEFDYFGIKSSKICDEKSVWTHCLCQFTCKEPNIVDCYTPCKSGCECKENYVFDEKQQQCLLPEECSSEQEDIIYDK; encoded by the exons ATGACAATGGTTAGAATGAAGAATATTCTTTATTGcatcttctattttataattttaacagACGGAC AATACAAAGAGGACAGAGACTACAATCATGAATTTTATGAGGATGCATCAATCGATTATATACACAGTTGGGGAGATCATCCACAAAATGCATTACAAGATGATTTCtacattttaaatgatatagaaGATGAAGAATTACAGAATGATATGTATCCGGATACAAATGATTTCTCCATTACATTTGCTgacaataaaaattcatttaaacatACTAATTCACTTAATAATCAATTGGATTGGTATAAAGTGCCTGAAAAAGTATATCGTTATACTAAACATCGTATTCCTGGATATGATTATGACGAATTTGATTACTTTGGCATAAAGAGTTCCAAAATTTGCGATGAAAAATCAGTATGGACTCACTGTCTCTGTCAATTTACATGCAAAGAACCTAATATAGTAGATTGCTATACTCCATGCAAAAGTGGATGTGAatgcaaagaaaattatgtatttGACGAGAAACAACAACAGTGCCTATTACCTGAAGAATGTTCTTCCGAACaagaagatattatttatgataagtga